The sequence below is a genomic window from Coffea arabica cultivar ET-39 chromosome 8e, Coffea Arabica ET-39 HiFi, whole genome shotgun sequence.
GTTGGGCAGGTGCACTTTTTCTGACAAAGTAATTATAGGGCCATCAGTTAACGTTAAATTCGTTGAATCCATTGACAGACTGACACATCATCCGTCATTGAGGGGACTTTTCTTGCGTCCATAAATTTTTGTACCAGTACTTTCTATTAatacttttttctttctcttaaatctttttttttttgaacttttttttcttaaatctagAATAAGAAGAATTGTTAAACTATGGAAACCACAATCTTGGACCAAATTTCAAGGTAACACTTTTGCGAGTCTAAATTGTCAAAGGGATACCTatgtgatattttttttttgggggggaatACCTAAGagcatcaaatttcattttatccAACTGAGGTGTCTCTCAAAGATGGAAACTCGTGACACTAATCAATACAATTGGGAATCTCTCTTGTATGCCCACCTAACGTGGGGTATCTCACCCTGgcaagcaaaggaaagaaatggaTTGATAAGTTTGGGTCGTTTGACTACCAAATAACTTAGGTTAATAACTTTGGATAAGTGAATTTCAGCCAAAAAAATATTTGGACCAGTCCTTGAATTTCTTTCGTGATAGTTGGTATTACACTGAACCTCACGTGGTTTTTTGCGCGAAGTGAGCCTGAACCAACGGATTATGATTCTTTATACGCAAGAGCGTGAAGGAAATTGTGTGCCATGTACGGGAGTCACCTCTAAAGTCAAAACATAATCTAAGTGCATGAGATTTACTTTTAGAATCTAAGCACAACTAAGTTTACAGTTTGGATTCTGACGTCCTTTGCAAGAACACAAAATCCCAAAGGAAGGGAGATTTCAAGTTAGGGTAAGAAGTAAGGACGATTTAACAGTGACAAAGAGCAAGAAGAGGAAAGAATTTCTAGGAACAATTTGAAACACTTTTGGAACATTTTGTTTCTGAGAGTCCCAAAGGTGAGAAAAATGACGTATCCCACATCGAATCaagcaaaaaaaagaaatgaattgaTAAATTTGGGTCTTTCAGCTACCAAATAATATGGGCTTATCATTTTGGGCGAATAAATTTCAGCCTAAAAGTTACTTGAATCAGTTCCTAAATTCGAATTGTGACAAAATCTATGAGCTatttctaataaaatatttGTATATAAAATACTGGAAAAAGCTAGAATTTGCATACTTCCAATAAATAGAATAAGGGTCCACGCGTAACGAAAAAAATGCATTGTGAAAGTATTCAATTATCAGATAATGCATTGAAGAAGTCTTAAATtatcaaattccaaaaaaaaaatatcatcaaataCTAAGACTACTAGGCCATCAGTGGCATGCTTTGATCTTCTTGGAATGAGGCGAGTCACCTTTTCTTCTTCACTCTTTCCCAactgaaaaacaaaaatatcaaGACTAATCGTgactgttgaaaaaaaaaaaaaaaaaaaaactatgaacGTACAGTATATTTGGGGTTGGTAAAATGGTTTTCCGTACGATTTGAAGGCATAGGAAAGACGCAAAAATTCCAAGTCAACCAGGTACGGCCCAAATGATGGTTGAGGAAAATGTTATGGATCCAATCactcaattttgaaaattaagttGGGGGTCAAACTTGTGCAGTTGCTTGCAAAAATTCCTAGACAAGTGTCTCATGGAATTGCTGAATTGCAACTGAAAATAATTTTCGATTTCCAAGCTCTATCCTCAAGATTTGACAGGAACAAGTACTCTTTATTGCTTTACCAGTTACGATCCTCATAAATATAGTAGGAGATGAAACTAGGGTTACAAATCAATTCAGCTGCTCGTGTCAAAACTCAAGTCGAATTCGGTCAATATTaaattcgagtcgagttcgaattGATCAAATCAAACTCGAGTTCAAAGATACTTAATTTATTAGTTCACGAATCGgttcgattatatatatatatattattttaatagtaaaattacatatataaatacttaatattttattatttattaagaaatttattattttatttttttaaattcgaACTTGATTCGAATTTAAGTCAAATTTGAACTCGAGTTTTATATTGAGAGTTCGTCAAGTTCAAACTTGATAAAATTAAGTCAAAATTTAACTCGATTAGATCAAaaattcgactcgactcgactcgtttgcaatTGTAGATCAAACTTCAACTCATATGACTTGAAAATCAGGTAGGAATTGTAGTGACATGCAAAGGAGAATTGAAGATTAAAAGGGCATACTAGTAATAAACTATCTGGGCAGTTGTTCAGTACAACTACAACACTTGATGTAATGATCATCATCACTTGTACTAAaacccttagatttttttttaagaagcaACCCTAAATCTTTATGTTGATACAATTTGTAAAAAAGATTTATTATTGCCTTTCTCATGACATGGGCAAAAATGAAAAGCAGGTAAAGAAACACATGAAGTTAGGAGCCACATAGGTCAAAACCCCACATAATAAAAGCAGTTGAACAGTTGAAAACCTGCAAACCAAGTTTACCTTTTATGGTGGTATTTCCTTTCATCACcgtgttttatttaattaataatttcaagaatttcacagaAACTCACAATCTACAATcactatatatttttttctctctttctaacAGACAAAAGAGATAGATTAGCTGATGAATCTTCAATGATAGGTgtggaaaaagaagaaacatcAGAAATCAGCAAAATAATAAGGCCAGAAGATAGTTCAGGCAGCAGGGTGAAGGCTTTGGAGAAGCAGCTGTAgggaaagaaataaggaaatatGGCCACAGAGACCAAATCTAATGTGGTAAAAGTGAAGCCCAGCGGGGGAAATCAATTGGGTTCCtcatcaatttcatcatcatcatcgttAGCAAAGGAAAAGGGTGAATCATCTATGATCAAGAAAAAAGCTGCTGAGAGCTCTTCATCTAAACAATCTGCTGATGCAAAACAGAAATCTTTATCAAGCACTATTTCCAAAAGTGAGGTACCTCTGTTGTAAAGATCACTCCTTTTGTCTCTATCGGATCTTGTTCAGTAGCcaagttatgatttttattgtttgttttcttggattatAATCTGTTCTTTCCCCTTTTCTCTTTCAATGTCTATAATGAATGCTTAATTTGTGTGCTTAAATCATTGCGTTTGATTATGGAGAAAGGATGTATTTTTAGTAGTTATTTGTTTTTTGTATTCTAGATTTTGGAATCAAGTtgtgatttcttttctttgaccATTTCACCTGGTGTAATTTGCTCTTCTTTTGTATCTGTAGTTCAAGCAATAGACTTATTTGAATTGCTTGCTGCTTGAGATTGATTAAATTGTCATGAATTCGATAATTTCATTGGGTAATCAAATAGTCAGAAAATTGACTAGTAAATAGGATTTCGATTTCCAATTTTGTCTTCCTATTAAATTTCGAAACTCAGATACCCAGCAGACGCTGGTCTCTATTTGATGCCATCGTGTATTGATGCATTCACATATGGAGACATAACCAGTTTATTGTTGGAAatgttatttgattccatgatttTGGCTTTGATTATTTGTTTTGGTATGTGATGATCAGGTTAAGGCAAAAGCAAAAGGAACATCTAGTTCGTCGAAGGCTGTGACGAAGAGAAAGACAGTAACTAAAACCAGAGAAAAGAAAGTTTACTCCTTACCTGGCCAGAAGTTTGACGTTCCTGAAGAGGTCagaagtttttgaattttgtttgaatCTTTGTATGAAGTCTGGGTATTGACTGATTTTGCTTATTAATGTATCGGCGTTTTGGTCAACAGAGAGAGCCTTTGAGGATATTTTATGAGTCGCTGTCACACCAGATACCTTCCAGTGAAATGGCAGAGTTTTGGTTAGTCATTTACTCTTTTGTTATTCTGGAAACATGGTTTGATCTGTTGGTGAATTCATTCTATTGGATAAAGTAGGGGTTTCAACAAACAAAATATGTCAAACACAATCAACATATAGAACTATTTATCTCTCCCTAAGTATGAAGTAAATTGAGATCAATAGACCAGTTAATG
It includes:
- the LOC140004012 gene encoding uncharacterized protein isoform X2 codes for the protein MATETKSNVVKVKPSGGNQLGSSSISSSSSLAKEKGESSMIKKKAAESSSSKQSADAKQKSLSSTISKSEAKAKGTSSSSKAVTKRKTVTKTREKKVYSLPGQKFDVPEEREPLRIFYESLSHQIPSSEMAEFWLMEHGMLSPEKARKAFEKKQKKQKQLRTGTPIKSPPPSKPESSKKPQQASKNGEVKTKKRIIDDSDDDDDFVLSHKRRKG
- the LOC140004012 gene encoding uncharacterized protein isoform X1 gives rise to the protein MATETKSNVVKVKPSGGNQLGSSSISSSSSLAKEKGESSMIKKKAAESSSSKQSADAKQKSLSSTISKSEVKAKAKGTSSSSKAVTKRKTVTKTREKKVYSLPGQKFDVPEEREPLRIFYESLSHQIPSSEMAEFWLMEHGMLSPEKARKAFEKKQKKQKQLRTGTPIKSPPPSKPESSKKPQQASKNGEVKTKKRIIDDSDDDDDFVLSHKRRKG